The Penaeus monodon isolate SGIC_2016 chromosome 13, NSTDA_Pmon_1, whole genome shotgun sequence genome contains a region encoding:
- the LOC119580134 gene encoding myosin-2 heavy chain-like produces the protein MWRQTLRSEGHARSQWDFPARNGAHSALAKKCSEREGAVSMEDLHRQLQQETENIVRWKASTEMNTRQLERQLNDAQVTIADQRRNLMELQLNSENLSQSLLKERQERDLIAAKVTHTRQLFRTLEQQKEELVVTITLFQQDKDLLSTAHRETVQKINEIAENFHELSVQHKQQVESLTAQATSKVSQLQEKIASKEQELKDLNESMSRLAHSNSEYEEKVLELTELLKTTAQSLSCAKDKNTALESEIVEVRSSLERVQNKMEEQTQASSAKVNNLQEELKQEQCRRIESRREFEEAVEKIQYLKKANDTLEGSKSELLDKLEAVTTRKQELEEELDRSNNRITKLEGDYTELEQETHLLSLSLRDAHSRFEDLNSDFQDVQKDRQSLMTQLDESKKILQEESQHIKHLTEQISELTQNLQVQKKVEEELKTEILCYKDRNDEMSNTIEYLNKRIQENKEAAAKLQEDLVLESDKNIRSLEKEVELLNEQLTNVRNEWEADHESYERKIQNITNSAAETEAELKQQVRDIEDQFKKTTNEKNTLNKDWGEQQALVKSQKLQLKEQEKELKSKAKALNQEIKKKEKTEASIATLEKKLQSSETEREKLKSDLQEFLRCQEEAQKLHEEKQKALEEDLQNKISKVSGLQDLARTHETNLQETQQKVVDLQEALDAARSEMNVLRDTVDARDKKFEELKYQSTEAKLSLTNQLQEKEEQLATSSIICGRLQGDVASIKRCMEEQRSKHAAEVQALKESVDEAKKNLKRVKQEMIKVNKEKEDVMQEADTKVKDMLGIIERYRSDNESNMKKITAELLETQQKLAMKEADIANVASANTKLLVEAVAGAKTNTKPKMSATAYKVDLPLDTEELKTPSPRQYLNRRRPPFEMYKHTPTAKALPVTRFSGDMPSQEDRSQLSILKAGSRRMLVPPTEQKRVAFRSPLSLVCANDGDSSSDAYALELEDSFDEIVNPRKRRSGSIPSANVAPTCSKATLSVAASVNSDRSLPEEKNQQQPEGEKPYCKRIKSNKTKYGVRTYSAISPKNKYNGENQQTKITSKDDWIN, from the exons AATGCAGTGAACGCGAAGGAGCCGTATCTATGGAAGATCTTCACAGACAACTGCAGCAAGAGACAGAAAATATTGTACGCTGGAAGGCTTCGACTGAG ATGAACACAAGGCAACTCGAGCGACAGTTGAATGATGCTCAGGTGACCATCGCTGACCAGCGCCGGAATCTGATGGAGCTGCAGCTGAACTCGGAGAACCTCTCACAAAGCCTACTCAAGGAGCGCCAAGAGAGGGACTTGATCGCGGCCAA AGTAACTCACACTCGCCAGCTGTTCCGCACACTCGAACAGCAGAAAGAAGAACTTGTGGTTACAATAACGCTTTTCCAGCAGGATAAAGACTTGCTAAGTACTGCACACCGCGAGACAGTCCAGAAGATAAATGAGATAGCAGAAAACTTCCATGAGCTTTCCGTGCAACACAAGCAGCAAGTGGAGAGCCTTACTGCTCAAG CAACGTCTAAAGTGAGTCAGCTGCAGGAGAAGATCGCGTCAAAAGAGCAAGAACTGAAGGACTTGAACGAGTCGATGTCGAGGCTCGCCCACAGTAATTCCGAGTACGAAGAAAAAGTTTTAGAGCTGACAGAGCTCCTGAAGACCACAGCTCAGAGCCTGTCATGTGCCAAAGACAAGAACACGGCTCTCGAATCGGAAATAGTCGAG GTTAGAAGTTCACTAGAAAGAGTTCAGAATAAGATGGAGGAGCAAACTCAGGCCTCGAGTGCCAAGGTAAACAATCTTCAAGAAGAACTAAAACAAGAACAGTGTCG CCGCATCGAAAGCCGAAGGGAGTTTGAGGAAGCGGTAGAGAAGATACAGTATCTGAAGAAAGCGAATGACACATTGGAGGGCAGCAAGAGCGAGCTTCTCGATAAGCTTGAGGCTGTGACAACTCGAAAGCAAGAGTTGGAAGAG gaactgGACCGTAGCAATAATAGGATAACGAAGCTGGAGGGAGACTACACAGAGCTGGAGCAAGAAACACACCTCCTGTCCCTGAGCCTGAGAGATGCGCACAGCAGATTCGAAGACTTGAATTCAGACTTCCAGGATGTACAG aaagacagacagtctTTGATGACACAACTAGATGAATCAAAGAAAATCTTACAAGAGGAAAGTCAACACATTAAGCATCTAACAGAACAG ATTTCGGAACTGACTCAAAATCTGCAGGTCcagaaaaaggtggaagaagagtTGAAAACAGAAATATTGTGTTACAAAGATCGGAATGACGAAATGAGTAACACTATTGAATACTTGAATAAAAGGATCCAG GAAAATAAAGAGGCGGCAGCCAAACTCCAAGAAGACTTAGTGTTGGAATCTGATAAAAATATTAGGTCTTTGGAAAAAGAAGTAGAATTGCTTAATGAACAGCTGACTAATGTTCG AAACGAGTGGGAAGCAGATCATGAAAGCTACGAACGGAAGATCCAGAACATTACAAATAGTGCAGCTGAAACGGAAGCGGAGTTGAAGCAGCAAGTTAGAGACATTGAGGACCAGTTCAAGAAAACCAC GAacgaaaaaaacactttaaataaGGATTGGGGGGAGCAGCAAGCACTCGTAAAATCTCAGAAACTCCAactcaaagaacaagaaaaagag TTGAAGTCTAAAGCCAAAGCCTTAAatcaagaaatcaagaaaaaggagaagacagaaGCATCGATTGCAACACTAGAGAAGAAGCTGCAAAGCAGCGAGACCGAGCGAGAGAAACTAAAGTCggatcttcaagagtttctgcgCTGCCAGGAAGAAGCGCAGAAGCTGCacgaggagaagcagaaggcgTTGGAGGAGGATCTACAAAATAAAATCAGCAAGGTCAGTGGGCTTCAGGACTTGGCTCGCACACACGAAACGAACCTGCAGGAGACGCAGCAGAAGGTGGTTGACTTGCAGGAAGCTCTCGATGCTGCTCGCAGTGAAATGAATGTTCTGCGAGACACAGTCGACGCGAGGGACAAGAAATTCGAGGAGCTGAAGTACCAGTCCACCGAGGCTAAACTAAGCCTGACGAATCAActtcaagaaaaagaagaacaactgGCAACGTCCTCCATCATCTGCGGCCGGTTGCAAGGTGATGTTGCAAGCATAAAACGATGCATGGAAGAACAGCGCTCCAAACACGCG GCGGAAGTTCAAGCGTTAAAAGAATCAGTCGATGAGGCAAAAAAGAACTTAAAGCGAGTCAAACAAGAAATGATAAAGGTCAACAAAGAGAAGGAGGACGTCATGCAGGAAGCTGATACCAAAGTAAAG GATATGCTAGGTATCATTGAGAGGTATAGATCTGACAACGAGAGCAATATGAAAAAGATAACAGCAGAATTACTAGAAACCCAGCAGAAACTCGCAATGAAGGAGGCAGATATTGCAAATGTGGCATCGGCAAAC ACAAAACTCCTCGTGGAAGCTGTTGCTGGAGCGAAGACAAATACCAAACCAAAGATGAGCGCTACTGCTTATAAA GTAGATTTGCCACTGGATACCGAGGAGCTAAAAACCCCAAGCCCACGACAATACCTCAACCGCCGTCGCCCTCCCTTTGAAATGTACAAACATACTCCCACAGCGAAAGCATTACCAGTTACAAGGTTTTCTGGAGATATGCCGTCCCAG GAGGATAGGTCTCAACTAAGTATTCTGAAGGCAGGATCAAGACGCATGCTCGTACCCCCAACTGAGCAGAAGCGAGTTGCATTCAGGTCTCCGTTGTCTCTAGTTTGCGCCAACGACGGGGACTCAAGCTCTGATGCTTACGCTTTGGAG CTTGAAGATTCCTTTGATGAGATTGTGAATCCAAGGAAGCGAAGGTCAGGCAGCATTCCCAGTGCAAACGTGGCACCGACGTGTAGCAAGGCCACTCTTAGTGTGGCAGCAAGCGTAAACAGTGACCGTTCTCTTCCAGAAGAGAAGAACCAGCAGCAGCCAGAAGGTGAAAAGCCGTATTGCAAGAGG attAAATCAAATAAGACGAAGTATGGAGTAAGGACGTACAGTGCAATTAGCcctaagaataaatataatggaGAGAATCAACAGACAAAAATTACATCAAAGGATGACTGGATCAACTGA